A single window of Colletes latitarsis isolate SP2378_abdomen chromosome 4, iyColLati1, whole genome shotgun sequence DNA harbors:
- the Vap33 gene encoding VAMP-associated protein 33kDa yields the protein MVRPQQVLEIKPENELRFTGPFTEKTVTSYLSLYNPTDRKVYFKIKTTAPRRYCVRPNCGYIKPKRTIQIAVSLQPFDYDSTEKNKHKFMVQSLLAPADDTGEDYLDMWKDPNPTELMESKLKCVFENPVTCTTSAKTAANKSEASTSNGKNKSVSIKQVVKDNVEAEDKLLKVAQEVNQLRVEESTLRQENLQLKEDLIKLQNAASGYDANVAAAILTSQSSSQLSQNYTNIFVFVAIVMVIVGYLLGKMF from the exons GCCCATTCACAGAAAAGACAGTCACATCATATTTGTCATTATATAATCCAACGGATCGGaaagtttattttaaaataaagacAACTGCTCCAAGGAGGTACTGTGTACGTCCCAATTGTGGATATATCAAGCCAAAGAGAACCATTCAGATAGCTG TGTCTCTTCAACCATTCGATTATGATTCGACCgaaaaaaataaacataaatttaTGGTGCAATCTTTATTGGCTCCAGCAGACGACACTGGCGAGGATTATCTTGATATG TGGAAAGATCCAAATCCAACGGAGTTAATGGAATCTAAATTAAAATGTGTATTTGAAAATCCTGTAACTTGTACTACGTCAGCAAAAACTGCTGCAAATAAATCTGAAGCTAGTACAAGTAATGGCAAAAATAAATCAGTTTCCATTAAACAAGTTGTAAAG GATAATGTCGAAGCGGAAGATAAGTTATTAAAAGTAGCACAAGAAGTTAATCAGCTTAGAGTAGAAGAGAGTACTCTTAGGCAGGAAAATCTTCAATTAAAG gaggatttaataaaattacaaaacgcgGCATCGGGTTATGACGCTAATGTAGCTGCAGCTATTTTGACCTCACAAAGTAGTAGCCAATTGTCTCAAAATTATACCAACATCTTCGTTTTCGTTGCCATTGTTATGGTCATAGTAGGATATTTATTGGGAAAAATGTTCTGA